A genome region from Panthera leo isolate Ple1 chromosome A2, P.leo_Ple1_pat1.1, whole genome shotgun sequence includes the following:
- the TUSC2 gene encoding tumor suppressor candidate 2: MGASGSKARGLWPFASGAGGGGPESAVAEQALVRPRGRVVPPFVFTRRGSMFYDEDGDLAHEFYEETIVTKNGQKRAKLRRVHKNLIPQGIVKLDPPRIHVDFPVILYEV; the protein is encoded by the exons ATGGGCGCCAGTGGCTCCAAAGCTCGGGGCCTGTGGCCCTTCgcctcgggggcggggggcggcggccCGGAGTCAGCAGTCGCTGAGCAAGCTTTGGTGCGGCCGCGAGGCCGAGTCGTGCCCCCCTTCGTATTCACGCGCCGCGG cTCCATGTTCTATGATGAGGATGGGGATCTGGCTCACGAGTTCTACGAGGAGACAATCGTCACTAAGAATGGGCAGAAGCGGGCCAAGCTGAGGCGGGTCCATAAGAACCTGATTCCTCAG GGCATCGTGAAGCTGGATCCTCCCCGCATCCACGTGGATTTTCCTGTGATCCTCTATGAGGTGTGA
- the RASSF1 gene encoding ras association domain-containing protein 1 isoform X5, producing the protein MGEADAGTPSFEMTWSSTASSGYCSQEDSDSELEQYFTARTSLARRPRRDQDEPVEWETPDLSQAETEQKIKEYNSQINSNLFMSLNKDGSYTGFIKVQLKLVRPVSVPSSKKPPSLQAAQRGPGRGTAVRRRTSFYLPKDAVKHLHVLSRTRAREVIEALLRKFLVVDDPRKFALFERAERHGQVYLRKLSDDEQPLRLRLLAGPSEKALSFVLKENDSGEVNWDAFSMPELHNFLRILQREEEEHLRQILQKYSYCRQKIQEALHACPLG; encoded by the exons ATGGGCGAGGCGGATGCGGGGACGCCTTCTTTCGAGATGACCTGGAGCAGCACGGCAAGCAGTGGCTACTGCAGCCAGGAGGATTCGGACTCGGAGCTTGAGCAGTACTTCACGGCGCGTACCTCGCTGGCACGCAGGCCGCGTCGGGACCAG GACGAGCCTGTGGAGTGGGAGACACCTGACCTTTCTCAGGCTGAGACTGAGCAGAAGATCAAGGAGTACAATAGCCAGATCAACAGCAACCTCTTCATGAGCCTG AACAAGGATGGCTCCTACACAGGCTTCATCAAGGTTCAACTGAAGCTGGTGCGCCCTGTCTCGGTGCCCTCCAGCAAGAAGCCACCCTCCTTGCAGGCTGCCCAGCGGGGCCCAGGACGGGGCACAGCTGTGAGGCGCCGCACCTCCTTCTACTTGCCCAAAGATGCCGTCAAGCACCTGCATGTGTTGTCACGCACACGGGCACGCGAGGTCATTGAGGCCCTACTGCGCAAGTTCTTAGTGGTGGATGACCCCCGCAAGTTTGCACTCTTTGAGCGGGCTGAACGCCATGGCCAAG TGTACCTCCGGAAGCTATCAGATGATGAGCAACCCCTGCGGCTGCGGCTCCTTGCAGGGCCCAGCGAGAAGGCCCTAAGCTTTGTCCTCAAAGAGAATGACTCTGGGGAGGTAAAT TGGGATGCCTTTAGCATGCCTGAGCTACACAACTTCTTGCGCATCCTGCAGCGGGAGGAAGAGGAACACCTCCGCCAAATCCTGCAAAAGTACTCCTATTGCCGTCAGAAGATCCAGGAGGCCCTGCACGCCTGCCCCCTGGGGTGA